A genomic stretch from Mycobacteriales bacterium includes:
- a CDS encoding pyridoxamine 5'-phosphate oxidase family protein has protein sequence MAEPPRSREQRIADTMHHLEHDVDAWLATTDSQRPWLVPLSFIWHDGRLVFATDESSRTIRNAKIASRVRIALGATRDVVLIDGDAAVAPSSDMSDAEVDAYRRKNGSDPRGWADSILRVSPQRVQAWREENELRGRTLMRDGVWLSTPPGEMA, from the coding sequence CACGATGCACCATCTCGAGCACGATGTCGACGCCTGGCTGGCGACGACCGACAGCCAACGGCCCTGGCTCGTCCCGCTCTCGTTCATCTGGCACGACGGCCGGCTGGTGTTCGCCACGGATGAGTCGTCGCGGACGATCAGGAACGCGAAGATCGCCAGCCGGGTCAGGATCGCTCTCGGCGCCACCCGCGACGTCGTCCTCATCGACGGTGACGCCGCCGTCGCACCGTCGTCCGACATGAGCGATGCCGAGGTGGACGCGTACCGGCGTAAGAACGGCTCCGATCCGCGCGGATGGGCCGACTCGATTCTGCGGGTGTCGCCGCAACGGGTCCAGGCGTGGCGGGAGGAGAACGAACTCCGAGGGCGCACCCTCATGCGCGACGGCGTGTGGCTCAGTACGCCGCCTGGAGAAATGGCTTGA